DNA from Elusimicrobiota bacterium:
ATTTTACAAATTTCTCATGGAGAAGCTGGAACAATAAATGAGGTTGAATATAGACTCGCATGGACAAGAACTTATTTGAAAAAATATGGCTTATTAAATAATTCAGAACGGGGTATTTGGGCTTTAACAAAATCAGATATTACCTCGGGTTCAATCAATCCTGACGAAATAGTAAAAACAGTAAAAGAACAACATAAAAAAGAAACCACTGAAAAAATATTTGATAAAGAACAAACAGAATCTGAAGGATTTACAGAAGAAATAGAAACAATAGAAAATTGGAAACAAAATCTGCTAAACACGCTTTTTACAATAAGCCCACAAGCATTTGAAAGATTAACACAACGGCTTTTAAGAGAAAGTGGATTTATTCAGGTCGAAGTAACAGGTAAAACAGGCGATGGTGGTGTGGATGGTAAAGGGATAGTTAGAATTAGCGGTCTGCTAAGTTTTCATGTTATTTTTCAATGTAAAAGATATAAAGGGACAGTAACACCTAGTCAAATAAGAGATTTTAGAGGTGCTATGCAAGGAAGAGCAGATAAAGGTTTATTCATTTCTACAGGCTCATTTACACGTGAAGCTATTAAAGAAGCATCGCGTGATGGTGCGCTCCCTATCGATTTAATTGACGGGGAACTTTTTTGTGAAAAATTAAAAGAATTAAAACTTGGTATAAACACAAAACACATTGAAAATGTTGAAATTGACAAAGAATGGTTTTCAAATCTGTAAAAAAAGCCAGAAAAACCATGAAATTCTATATCAAAACTTTTGGTTGTCAAATGAATGAGTCTGATTCGGGGATATTTGCGGCGTTCCTTGAGCAATCCGGGTATTTGCCCACTGATAATATTGACGAGGCAGATATTGCGATTGTGAACACTTGCTCTGTCCGGCAACACGCGGAAGAGCGCGCATTTACCGAAATCGGAGACCTCAAACACTTTAAAGCCAATAACCCTAACGGTAAAGTTATCGTTGTAGGCTGTATGGCGGAAAGAATGGGTAAAGAGTTAAAACAGAAATTTCCCCAGATTGACCTGCTCATAGGCGCAAAAGACGCCCAACGTTTCCCTGAAATTATAAAAAAATCCGGTTTGTTAAACCCATTATTAAATGACCCTGTAAAACAAGCACAAATAACCCCTGTTTCAACCTTCACCACCATCACCCGCGGATGCAACAACTTCTGTTCCTATTGCGTCGTCCCTTATGTCCGCGGGCCGGAGGAATACAGGCCTGCCGAAGAGATCATAAAAGAAATTAAAGAGCTCGCTGAAAAAGGACTAAAAGAAGTTACTCTCTTAGGACAAAACGTAAATTCTTATCGTTCAGTTATGAGCGTGCCGGACCCAAAAAACGAGGGAAGTTTTTCTATAAAAGAGATTGACTTTGCAGACCTTTTAACAGAATTAAATAAATTAGTCGGTATTAAAAGAATCAGGTTTATGACCAATCATCCAAAAGATGTTTCCGATAAATTCATAAAAACTATCTGTACTCTAAATAAAGTCTGCAATCATATCCATTTACCGCTGCAATCCGGTTCAGACCGCATTTTAGAACTCATGAACAGGAAGTACACGTTTGATTACTATTACGGCCTTATAAGAAAACTGCGTTACCATTTTTCTGAAATCAGTATAACCACCGACCTGATGGTCGGCTTTCCCAAAGAGAACGACAAAGATTTTAAACTAACTTTGGAAGCAGTAAATAAAATAAAGTTTGATTTCGCCTATGTCTTTAAATATTCACCCAGGGAAAACACTGAAGCCTTCAAACTTAAAGACGATGTCCCGAAAGAAACTAAGGAAAAAAGACATAAAGAACTTCTTGATTTATGCAATGAAACAGCCAGAGAAAAAAATTCAAAATTTGTCGGTAACCTGGCTGAAGTTCTGGTAGAATCAGGCACAGGCGATGAATATACAGGCAAAACCAAAGACAACAGAGCTGTTACATTTCATTCAGCCAGAAATTTGATCGGGCAGCCGATAAACATCAAAATTAAGGAAGCAAAAATTCACTCGCTTATCGGTGAACCCGTAGTCTTATGAAACCAGAAAAAGAATCACTCACACCGTTGATGCAGCAGTACCAGGCAATAAAACAAAATTACAAAGATGCCATCCTGTTTTTCCGCCTGGGTGATTTCTATGAAATGTTCGGCGACGACGCCTTAAAAGCCAGCCCCGTGCTTGAAGTAGTGCTTACCAAACGCCAAACCGTGCCCATGTGCGGAATTCCATACCACTCATCTTCTTCCTACATTTCAAAACTGATAAAGAAAGGTTTTAAAGTAGCCATCTGCGAGCAGGTTGAAGAACCCTCTCAAGCTAAAGGTATAGTAAAAAGGGATGTGGTAAGATTAATAACACCCGGTACGCTTGTCGAAGACAATCTCCTTGATACAAAGAAAAACAACTATCTACTGGCAATTTACCCTCACGCGAACATAAAGAGTAAAACCGAAGAGATAGGAATAGCCTACCTGGACATATCAACAGGCGAATTCTACCTCACGGAAATCACCGACGATAAAACCCTTTCAAAATCTAAGTTGGAACTTAACCGCATCAATCCAAGCGAACTAATACTGCCGAAAAGTTTAAAAGGATCTTCATTGGAACATGATTTAACTTCACTAGGCGCTGTTAACTTTATCGAGGACTGGTATTTTGAAAACCAGCAGGCAAAAGAAACATTGCTTAAAACACTGAACGCTAATTCACTGAAATCTTTCGGAATTGAGGACAAAACACTTGCAGTATCCTCATCAGGCGCCTTATTAAAATATCTGGAAGAAACCCAAAAAACAGCCCTGCCGCCTTTAAGGCCTCCCAAATTTTATTCAACAGATGAATACATGCTTCTTGATAATACCGCTATTGATAACCTCGAGCTGGTAGAAAACCTTTCCACAAAAAAGAGAGAGAATTCGCTCCTTGAAATAATGGATAACACAGCTACGTCAATGGGCTCCAGGTTAATGAGAAGATACCTGCTTCAGCCGCTGACTAATGCAGAAAAAATAAAAATGCGCCAGAAAGCGGTAAAATTTTTTATTGACGAAGGCATAATGCGCAGGCAGATTCAGGACCTCTTAAAAAACACCGGTGACCTGGAAAGAATCATCTCGCGCATATCCTCCGGCCTGGTTATGCCCAGGGAAATAATAGCGCTCAAAGATACGCTCATCTTAATCCCTCAGATAAAAAATATATTGACACACCCTCAAACAGTTATTGACACCTCTCCTGAAATAATCAATCACATCATCACTAATCTGGTTGAATTGCCTGATATCGTAACGCTCGTAACTAAATGTATCGCTGAAAACCCGCCGGCAGATATTTCTAAAGGCGGGGTAATAAAATCAGGATACGACAACAATCTTGATGAACTTAAAAAAATAGCCCATAACGCCAAAGAGTACCTGGCTGAACTCGAGCAAAAAGAACGCCGGCGCACCGGCATAAATTCGCTGAAAATCGGATATACAAGCGTCTTTGGATACTATCTTGAAATCACTAAGGCAAATTTACAATCAGTCCCTGAAAATTATATCAGAAAACAGACTCTGGTTAACGCTGAAAGGTTCATAACACAGGAACTCAAAGAATATGAAGAAAAAGTTTTAACAGCAGAAGAAAAAAGCATAAGGATCGAACAGGATATTTTTTCAAGCCTCAAAAAAACAATACTCAGCGAATCAGCCAAACTGCATATTCTTTCAACCACTATTGCAGAACTTGATGTTTTCATTTCGTTTGCAAAAATAGCCCGGGAAAATAATTACTGCCTTCCTGAAATAACAAACGCTTACACAATTGAGATAAAAGACGGCAGGCATCCTGTTCTTGAGAAAAAGCTTATAGGAAAATCATTCGTCCCGAATGATACTTTGATTGACGGAAATGAAAATCAGATAATACTCTTTACCGGCCCAAACATGGCGGGAAAATCCACTTATTTAAGACAAGTCGCCCTCATCACAATAATGGCCCAAACCGGTTCTTACACCCCGGCAGCAAAAGCATCAATAGGAATTGTAGATAAAATATTCACCCGCATGGGAGCCAGCGACAACCTTGCGGGCGGTGAATCAACTTTTATGGTTGAAATGCGCGAAACCGCGAGTATACTTCACAATGCAACCCAGCGAAGCCTGCTTATACTTGACGAAGTCGGCAGGGGGACATCCACCTCGGACGGCATTTCCATCGCCCGGGCCGTGCTGGAATATTTTTCAAAAAACAGAAAAAATGGGATAGGCCCAAAGGTGCTGTTCGCGACCCATTATTTCGAACTTACCGAATTAGCCGGAATAGTCGAAGGAATAAAAAATTACAATGTCTGCATAAAAGAATGGCAGGATGAAATTGTTTTTATTCATAAAGTTGTCCCTGGCCCTTCTGACAAATCGTACGGAATTCACGTAGCAAAACTTGCAGGCCTGCCTGAAAATGTAATTAACCGCGCAAAAACTATTTTAATTGAACTTGAAACTAACCCTTCTAATTTATATAATCAACCCAGCCTGTTTCAGAGTCCTCATCCGCTGCAGGATGAGATTTCAAAGATAGATACAGACAAAATGACACCTTTAGAAGCTCTTGAAATAATATCGAATTGGAAAAAGAGGTACGAAAAATGAAACATTCTCACGGAAATGAAAGAAGAAAACATGTAAGGCTGCCTGTTATGAAAAACATAGCAAAACCTGTTGAATT
Protein-coding regions in this window:
- a CDS encoding restriction endonuclease gives rise to the protein MARKKEHDGLPTYDEMMRPTIQALIELGGSGTIEEINNKVFEIKTIPDNILQISHGEAGTINEVEYRLAWTRTYLKKYGLLNNSERGIWALTKSDITSGSINPDEIVKTVKEQHKKETTEKIFDKEQTESEGFTEEIETIENWKQNLLNTLFTISPQAFERLTQRLLRESGFIQVEVTGKTGDGGVDGKGIVRISGLLSFHVIFQCKRYKGTVTPSQIRDFRGAMQGRADKGLFISTGSFTREAIKEASRDGALPIDLIDGELFCEKLKELKLGINTKHIENVEIDKEWFSNL
- the miaB gene encoding tRNA (N6-isopentenyl adenosine(37)-C2)-methylthiotransferase MiaB, yielding MKFYIKTFGCQMNESDSGIFAAFLEQSGYLPTDNIDEADIAIVNTCSVRQHAEERAFTEIGDLKHFKANNPNGKVIVVGCMAERMGKELKQKFPQIDLLIGAKDAQRFPEIIKKSGLLNPLLNDPVKQAQITPVSTFTTITRGCNNFCSYCVVPYVRGPEEYRPAEEIIKEIKELAEKGLKEVTLLGQNVNSYRSVMSVPDPKNEGSFSIKEIDFADLLTELNKLVGIKRIRFMTNHPKDVSDKFIKTICTLNKVCNHIHLPLQSGSDRILELMNRKYTFDYYYGLIRKLRYHFSEISITTDLMVGFPKENDKDFKLTLEAVNKIKFDFAYVFKYSPRENTEAFKLKDDVPKETKEKRHKELLDLCNETAREKNSKFVGNLAEVLVESGTGDEYTGKTKDNRAVTFHSARNLIGQPINIKIKEAKIHSLIGEPVVL
- the mutS gene encoding DNA mismatch repair protein MutS; translated protein: MKPEKESLTPLMQQYQAIKQNYKDAILFFRLGDFYEMFGDDALKASPVLEVVLTKRQTVPMCGIPYHSSSSYISKLIKKGFKVAICEQVEEPSQAKGIVKRDVVRLITPGTLVEDNLLDTKKNNYLLAIYPHANIKSKTEEIGIAYLDISTGEFYLTEITDDKTLSKSKLELNRINPSELILPKSLKGSSLEHDLTSLGAVNFIEDWYFENQQAKETLLKTLNANSLKSFGIEDKTLAVSSSGALLKYLEETQKTALPPLRPPKFYSTDEYMLLDNTAIDNLELVENLSTKKRENSLLEIMDNTATSMGSRLMRRYLLQPLTNAEKIKMRQKAVKFFIDEGIMRRQIQDLLKNTGDLERIISRISSGLVMPREIIALKDTLILIPQIKNILTHPQTVIDTSPEIINHIITNLVELPDIVTLVTKCIAENPPADISKGGVIKSGYDNNLDELKKIAHNAKEYLAELEQKERRRTGINSLKIGYTSVFGYYLEITKANLQSVPENYIRKQTLVNAERFITQELKEYEEKVLTAEEKSIRIEQDIFSSLKKTILSESAKLHILSTTIAELDVFISFAKIARENNYCLPEITNAYTIEIKDGRHPVLEKKLIGKSFVPNDTLIDGNENQIILFTGPNMAGKSTYLRQVALITIMAQTGSYTPAAKASIGIVDKIFTRMGASDNLAGGESTFMVEMRETASILHNATQRSLLILDEVGRGTSTSDGISIARAVLEYFSKNRKNGIGPKVLFATHYFELTELAGIVEGIKNYNVCIKEWQDEIVFIHKVVPGPSDKSYGIHVAKLAGLPENVINRAKTILIELETNPSNLYNQPSLFQSPHPLQDEISKIDTDKMTPLEALEIISNWKKRYEK